The following proteins are co-located in the Camelina sativa cultivar DH55 chromosome 12, Cs, whole genome shotgun sequence genome:
- the LOC104731597 gene encoding heat stress transcription factor A-4a-like — protein MRVFFRVDEIILNFGGLLDIIDLGILRVENEEEGMAEKYPNGVMGSFYVDIYELVEDPSSDPIISWNKGNNGFVMCSQEERIRSKILMPFYCGKLCEFLSELSYYGFRRVKKKAGSGKLEFRNEDFVRGQPKRLKDMMLKASRKRKAKFRAQQATKDAVDRLQLQSLHV, from the coding sequence ATGAGAGTTTTTTTTAGGGTTGATGAGATTATTCTGAATTTTGGGGGTTTGTTAGATATAATAGATCTAGGGATTCTTCGTGTTGAGAACGAGGAGGAGGGGATGGCTGAGAAATACCCAAATGGAGTGATGGGTTCGTTCTACGTCGACATATACGAACTTGTGGAAGATCCTTCATCGGACCCAATCATCTCGTGGAACAAAGGCAACAACGGTTTCGTCATGTGTAGTCAGGAGGAGCGAATCCGCAGTAAGATTCTTATGCCATTCTATTGCGGCAAACTCTGCGAGTTTCTCTCCGAACTCAGCTATTACGGGTTTAGAAGAGTTAAGAAGAAGGCTGGGTCTGGGAAATTGGAATTCAGGAATGAAGATTTTGTGAGAGGCCAGCCTAAGCGTCTCAAGGACATGATGCTCAAAGCTTCTAGGAAGCGCAAGGCCAAATTCAGAGCTCAGCAAGCTACCAAAGATGCTGTGGATCGCCTCCAACTTCAAAGTTTACATGTTTGA